The following are from one region of the Salicibibacter kimchii genome:
- a CDS encoding CPBP family intramembrane glutamic endopeptidase has protein sequence MYKKSLICFLLLTFIVTYLMGLIVFLNGGLEEQNALANAIMFIPAIIAIIIWVIFHNKHSFRAFFKFRLGSWKSWLIYPTLMTMLIALTYSITFLLSPSQFLNGQEIAEIMSNLPTYIDGYPLAINVLTPLLLNTVLGTVLILPLFIGEELGWRGYLYPVLFSSLSKKGLVIGGIIWGLWHLPVLLMGHNYPDTPLLGMFMITLFCISMGIILFYAYIKSGSIIIPSLMHGVIKQMSSTITDLFIDQDVHNPLVFGPTGLIGIIIFTFIAVFLYRKI, from the coding sequence ATGTATAAAAAAAGTTTAATTTGCTTTTTACTTTTAACGTTTATTGTAACTTATCTGATGGGCTTAATCGTTTTCTTGAATGGTGGTTTAGAAGAACAAAACGCTCTTGCTAATGCAATTATGTTTATACCTGCAATTATAGCAATCATTATTTGGGTTATATTTCACAATAAACATAGCTTTAGAGCATTTTTTAAGTTTCGTTTAGGCTCATGGAAATCATGGTTAATTTACCCAACGTTAATGACAATGCTCATTGCACTTACATATTCCATTACTTTTTTACTTTCACCAAGTCAGTTTTTAAACGGTCAAGAAATTGCTGAAATTATGTCAAACCTCCCTACATATATCGATGGGTATCCATTGGCTATTAATGTTTTGACGCCCTTACTTTTAAATACAGTCCTTGGTACAGTTTTAATACTTCCATTGTTTATTGGAGAAGAATTAGGTTGGCGTGGCTATCTTTATCCGGTACTGTTTTCTTCATTGTCCAAAAAAGGGCTTGTCATCGGCGGGATTATTTGGGGTCTGTGGCATTTGCCAGTCTTATTGATGGGCCATAATTATCCAGATACTCCATTACTAGGGATGTTTATGATAACCTTATTCTGTATTTCAATGGGCATCATTCTGTTTTATGCATACATAAAAAGTGGATCAATTATTATTCCATCATTAATGCACGGGGTTATCAAGCAAATGTCTTCAACAATAACTGATCTTTTCATCGATCAAGACGTGCATAATCCCTTGGTTTTCGGTCCTACAGGTTTAATAGGCATCATCATTTTCACTTTTATTGCAGTTTTTTTATACAGGAAAATATAA
- a CDS encoding TIGR04104 family putative zinc finger protein produces the protein MKLPVCWSCQYKYKWAELLLVIEGRKTCPVCSEKQYVTSHSKWLQGFAFVPLILFYWVTVMFMINMSFALYLVIGLLYFAAYWFLILPFQYEFTDEKQQLV, from the coding sequence TTGAAGCTTCCTGTTTGTTGGTCGTGTCAATATAAGTACAAATGGGCTGAACTTTTGTTAGTTATTGAGGGAAGAAAAACATGTCCGGTATGTAGTGAAAAACAGTATGTGACATCTCACTCAAAATGGCTGCAAGGATTTGCTTTTGTACCTTTGATTCTTTTTTATTGGGTTACAGTGATGTTTATGATCAATATGTCTTTTGCTTTATATCTGGTCATTGGTTTGCTGTATTTTGCAGCTTATTGGTTTTTGATTCTTCCATTTCAATATGAATTTACAGATGAAAAACAGCAGTTAGTCTAA
- a CDS encoding type II toxin-antitoxin system PemK/MazF family toxin, whose product MSSKAKQGEVWLAEVLFKGTRETKQHFCFIVGNELAIDVDVIIAPVTSQQPRNQFDVALEYWKESGLIKPSVAHTSKIMSVHGSELKRHLGVLHKHDLERVLHVCRNLF is encoded by the coding sequence ATGAGCAGTAAGGCGAAACAGGGTGAGGTTTGGTTGGCAGAAGTCCTTTTTAAAGGAACTCGCGAAACTAAGCAGCACTTTTGTTTTATTGTCGGAAATGAATTGGCAATAGATGTGGATGTCATCATTGCCCCAGTTACTAGCCAGCAGCCCAGAAATCAATTTGATGTTGCTTTGGAGTATTGGAAAGAATCCGGATTGATAAAGCCATCTGTAGCTCATACTTCAAAAATTATGTCTGTGCATGGATCTGAATTGAAACGTCATTTAGGTGTATTACATAAGCATGATCTTGAACGTGTGCTCCATGTGTGCAGAAATTTATTCTAG
- the comGA gene encoding competence type IV pilus ATPase ComGA, with amino-acid sequence MTITQGECTKLFRFAYESHATDIHFHPYPSHTSILFRTEGDLKEIRRIPRADADKMVAHLKFQSGMDIGERRLPQNGSMTMQQIGRLSVRLSMIPIGEGERLVARLLPADEDLALAQLPLLKTTARDLHALAEREHGLIIFTGPTGSGKTTTLYALLQEITKQTHRHVISVEDPIEKPRKAFTQMQVNEQAGLYYTDALKAALRHDPDVLMIGEIRDEQTAKIAVRAAMTGRLVLTTLHTRNTSGALVRLLEFGVPANYLYESIAAVVAQRLVHDEREQRKAIFGFLANEPLQSLLDDCVQNIPLSYDDGLENQRLEGIALGYLPKKAGRLSHV; translated from the coding sequence TTGACGATCACGCAAGGAGAATGTACAAAACTCTTCCGCTTTGCCTACGAAAGTCACGCCACCGATATTCATTTCCATCCCTATCCCTCCCATACCTCAATTCTGTTCCGGACGGAAGGCGATCTAAAGGAAATCCGCCGTATTCCTCGTGCGGATGCGGATAAAATGGTGGCGCACCTGAAATTTCAATCCGGGATGGATATTGGTGAACGACGACTTCCCCAAAACGGTTCCATGACGATGCAGCAGATTGGACGTTTATCCGTACGATTGTCAATGATACCGATCGGAGAAGGGGAGCGCCTCGTCGCTCGACTCCTTCCTGCCGATGAAGACCTTGCATTGGCACAACTCCCGCTTTTGAAAACGACTGCACGGGACCTACACGCGTTGGCTGAACGCGAGCATGGGTTGATTATTTTTACAGGCCCTACAGGTTCGGGAAAAACCACGACTTTGTATGCCCTCCTTCAGGAAATTACCAAACAGACGCATCGCCATGTCATTTCCGTGGAAGATCCAATTGAAAAACCACGGAAAGCCTTCACGCAAATGCAAGTGAATGAACAAGCCGGCCTCTATTACACCGATGCATTAAAAGCAGCACTGCGCCACGATCCGGATGTGTTAATGATCGGTGAAATCAGAGATGAACAAACGGCAAAGATAGCAGTACGCGCGGCGATGACCGGTCGTCTTGTGCTAACAACCCTACACACACGTAACACGAGTGGTGCGCTTGTACGATTATTGGAGTTTGGTGTGCCGGCAAATTATTTATATGAAAGTATAGCCGCGGTCGTTGCCCAGCGTCTTGTGCATGATGAGCGGGAACAACGGAAGGCGATCTTTGGTTTTTTGGCGAATGAACCGTTGCAATCATTACTCGATGATTGTGTCCAAAACATTCCGCTTTCCTATGATGACGGCTTGGAAAATCAACGGTTGGAAGGGATCGCGCTCGGTTATTTACCAAAGAAAGCGGGGCGTCTCAGCCATGTTTAA
- the comGB gene encoding competence type IV pilus assembly protein ComGB: MFKRKDKWKAINKARFFLNVGRLLQRGYTLNHGAKLMMYGEPPEARDTVSSWVAMLQDGRPWAEALKLLNIPSDIRAYLYFSERYGMLSQGFYYAGRMLQQREHFKDKARTLARYPILLIWIIATLFLFMTLFVFPQFEELFMTMDIDYPPITTFAFAVFRGMPYVFAVLIIAAFVFYVYYQRRFKKLSPFQQLERIRNIPSAKPWLNLYITYTVSLQMSQLLKGGLSAHDALQVFIQQTQMPFLQVEGERLQAELNEGKRLHAAIESVPYYQKEFADVIRHGQAAGQLAEDLVHYSEMLWEELNERTKKTTVMIQPVLFLAIGGFMLLLFLSIFVPIFQLISSLDG; encoded by the coding sequence ATGTTTAAACGGAAAGATAAATGGAAAGCGATCAATAAAGCTCGTTTTTTCCTGAACGTAGGACGCTTGTTACAAAGAGGGTACACGTTAAATCACGGAGCGAAACTGATGATGTATGGAGAGCCTCCGGAAGCGAGAGATACGGTTTCCTCATGGGTTGCCATGTTGCAAGATGGGCGGCCATGGGCAGAGGCTTTAAAGCTTTTAAACATCCCCTCCGACATTCGTGCTTATCTGTACTTTTCCGAACGTTACGGCATGCTTTCCCAAGGATTTTACTACGCGGGTCGCATGCTCCAGCAAAGAGAACACTTTAAGGACAAGGCGCGCACCCTCGCACGCTACCCGATTCTTCTTATCTGGATTATCGCCACGCTTTTCCTCTTTATGACGTTGTTTGTTTTTCCCCAATTTGAAGAATTATTCATGACGATGGACATCGATTACCCGCCGATCACGACGTTTGCCTTTGCCGTTTTCCGGGGCATGCCGTACGTTTTCGCCGTACTGATCATCGCGGCGTTTGTTTTCTATGTTTATTACCAACGGCGTTTTAAAAAGCTTAGTCCTTTTCAACAATTGGAGAGAATTCGGAACATTCCTAGCGCCAAGCCTTGGCTCAACTTGTATATCACGTACACGGTGAGCCTGCAGATGAGCCAACTTTTAAAAGGCGGGCTGAGTGCGCATGATGCATTGCAAGTCTTTATCCAACAGACGCAAATGCCATTTTTACAAGTCGAAGGTGAACGATTACAAGCAGAATTAAATGAAGGCAAACGTTTACACGCGGCCATTGAAAGCGTGCCTTACTATCAAAAAGAATTCGCCGATGTCATTCGTCATGGACAAGCAGCAGGCCAGTTGGCCGAAGATCTCGTCCATTACAGCGAGATGCTTTGGGAAGAGCTTAACGAGCGCACGAAAAAAACGACGGTGATGATTCAGCCGGTTTTGTTCCTTGCTATCGGCGGGTTTATGTTATTGCTGTTTCTGTCCATATTCGTGCCGATTTTTCAATTAATTTCCTCATTGGATGGATGA
- the comGC gene encoding competence type IV pilus major pilin ComGC yields the protein MKIKDEGFTLIEMMIVLLIISILLLVAIPNMVQNSDVAQSKGCEATIDLVQAQVGSYKVAEGNYPSDISDLEGDYVDSVTCPDGTSLVFDGDEVKLGE from the coding sequence GTGAAAATAAAGGATGAGGGCTTTACCTTGATTGAAATGATGATCGTGCTGCTCATTATCTCGATATTGCTGTTGGTCGCGATCCCGAATATGGTGCAAAACAGTGACGTCGCACAGAGTAAAGGATGTGAAGCGACGATTGATCTGGTACAAGCGCAAGTCGGGAGTTACAAAGTGGCAGAAGGAAATTATCCGAGTGACATAAGTGATTTAGAGGGAGATTATGTTGATAGTGTTACATGTCCGGACGGGACATCGTTGGTGTTTGATGGGGATGAAGTCAAACTTGGAGAATAA
- the comGD gene encoding competence type IV pilus minor pilin ComGD, with amino-acid sequence MENKNEQGHTLMELVVVLLLFSICLAIPTFSFVDQNDGREMEMFVSEFEQDLHYAQQQAMGKTVNARLDIQNNPGRYQVVVDGETVKRVSFPENVYFQYRSISPGTIRFRPSGNTDDAGEITIRSSDQFYRAMFLVGSGRFYVEKVDTNN; translated from the coding sequence TTGGAGAATAAAAACGAACAAGGCCACACGCTTATGGAGCTCGTCGTTGTCTTGCTCCTTTTCTCGATCTGTTTGGCCATCCCCACCTTTTCTTTTGTCGATCAGAACGACGGGCGGGAAATGGAGATGTTTGTTTCCGAATTTGAGCAAGACCTTCATTATGCCCAGCAACAGGCGATGGGGAAGACTGTTAATGCCCGGCTCGATATTCAGAATAATCCGGGCAGGTATCAGGTTGTTGTGGATGGAGAAACCGTGAAGCGAGTGTCGTTTCCGGAGAATGTGTATTTTCAATACAGGTCGATATCCCCGGGAACGATTCGCTTTCGACCGAGCGGGAATACGGACGATGCCGGTGAAATCACAATACGAAGCAGCGATCAATTTTATCGTGCTATGTTTCTCGTTGGTTCGGGGAGGTTTTACGTTGAAAAAGTCGACACAAACAACTGA
- a CDS encoding prepilin-type N-terminal cleavage/methylation domain-containing protein, with protein sequence MKKSTQTTDGGFTLMEVTTALLLLSVAAAGIVPLLSIVYTERAEVQAERNAYRILERVGYELEDSDSETVTVAGTSYVVRNENTAICIYWQGPARRDKDICLEFPL encoded by the coding sequence TTGAAAAAGTCGACACAAACAACTGACGGAGGATTTACATTAATGGAAGTAACAACGGCTCTGTTGCTTTTATCCGTGGCGGCGGCCGGGATCGTTCCTTTATTATCGATTGTGTACACGGAACGAGCGGAAGTGCAAGCAGAGCGCAACGCTTATCGCATTCTTGAGCGAGTGGGCTACGAGCTTGAAGACAGCGATAGTGAAACCGTTACGGTTGCCGGTACGTCATATGTTGTGCGTAATGAAAACACAGCGATATGTATTTATTGGCAAGGGCCGGCGAGGAGGGACAAGGACATATGCCTTGAATTTCCGCTGTGA
- a CDS encoding competence type IV pilus minor pilin ComGF, translating into MNDRGFTLLEMVIAMFMFFAVVAVVPILLQTANPPSSELSRDDQEIQTWFQEISKEAKYARDFAVEQNRLIITDIDGVERSFRKSGSNLIRSGRTGGHSVLQNIDGFHAQLVSDGVMITVAANGKQYEKRLRPTRAPEEEDIWIKRER; encoded by the coding sequence GTGAATGACCGTGGTTTTACACTTTTGGAGATGGTCATTGCTATGTTTATGTTCTTCGCTGTGGTTGCGGTTGTCCCCATTCTTTTACAAACAGCCAATCCCCCGAGTTCAGAGCTCTCCCGCGATGATCAAGAAATCCAAACTTGGTTTCAAGAAATCTCAAAAGAAGCGAAATATGCGCGTGACTTTGCAGTCGAACAAAACAGGCTGATTATCACGGATATCGACGGTGTCGAACGTAGTTTTAGAAAAAGTGGAAGCAATTTGATCAGAAGTGGGCGTACGGGCGGCCATTCGGTTTTGCAAAATATCGATGGTTTTCATGCCCAACTTGTATCGGACGGGGTGATGATCACCGTTGCTGCGAACGGTAAGCAATATGAGAAACGGTTGCGTCCGACACGAGCGCCCGAGGAGGAAGACATTTGGATCAAAAGGGAGCGATAA
- a CDS encoding YqzE family protein — MNPNPYFKYLVESFLRRLDHFATPKEMSRKQRRKLKKKRKSRMFTVFGAIPTAIKISMRRSR, encoded by the coding sequence ATGAATCCAAACCCTTATTTTAAATACCTCGTTGAATCCTTTTTACGCAGGCTTGACCATTTTGCAACGCCAAAAGAGATGAGTCGAAAACAACGAAGGAAGCTAAAGAAAAAACGTAAATCGCGGATGTTTACTGTATTCGGTGCCATCCCCACCGCGATAAAAATCAGTATGCGCAGATCAAGGTGA
- a CDS encoding DUF2626 family protein — protein sequence MSRMYRVMAFWTGIFAVLFFVGEMYEVSLLFFANTAAFLGLGFMGLSERTYLYIFGAYLTLFMVGFSYYTIFLLEPSLG from the coding sequence ATGAGTCGCATGTACCGTGTGATGGCTTTTTGGACAGGGATCTTTGCCGTCTTATTTTTTGTGGGAGAAATGTATGAAGTATCTTTGTTGTTCTTTGCTAATACGGCAGCATTCTTGGGGCTTGGTTTTATGGGGCTTTCCGAACGCACGTATTTATACATATTCGGTGCTTACTTAACTTTATTTATGGTTGGCTTCTCTTACTATACGATTTTTCTCTTGGAGCCAAGCCTTGGCTAA
- a CDS encoding MBL fold metallo-hydrolase — MNWKQAPLGPVQTNAYVLYNQEGEAVIFDPGGDGEAFETALKKENIKPLAILLTHAHFDHIGAVDHIRDAFNIPVYIHQREAHWLQDPSKNLSVNMTSEGITARPAEHVIEGERSITVGPFAFRIVETPGHSPGSVSYYHEPTGTVFSGDVLFQSGIGRTDLPGADESTLLNSIHQKLLELPEDTTVACGHGPVTTITAEMDGNPFLSGL, encoded by the coding sequence ATGAATTGGAAGCAAGCCCCTTTGGGACCTGTACAAACCAACGCCTATGTTCTTTACAACCAAGAAGGCGAAGCGGTTATCTTTGATCCGGGCGGAGATGGCGAAGCTTTTGAAACTGCCTTGAAAAAAGAAAACATAAAACCACTGGCCATTCTGTTAACCCATGCACATTTTGATCATATCGGCGCCGTTGACCATATCCGCGACGCGTTTAACATCCCTGTTTACATTCACCAAAGGGAAGCCCACTGGCTGCAAGATCCCTCGAAGAATCTTTCGGTCAATATGACTTCCGAAGGGATAACCGCCCGGCCTGCCGAGCATGTCATCGAGGGGGAACGAAGCATAACCGTAGGCCCTTTTGCTTTTCGGATCGTTGAAACCCCGGGGCATTCACCGGGAAGTGTTTCGTATTATCACGAACCTACCGGCACGGTGTTCTCCGGCGACGTCCTTTTTCAAAGCGGCATTGGACGCACCGATCTCCCCGGTGCCGATGAATCCACCCTTTTAAATAGCATCCATCAAAAACTTTTGGAACTCCCGGAAGATACCACCGTCGCTTGCGGACACGGACCGGTTACAACGATTACTGCGGAAATGGACGGCAACCCGTTCCTTAGTGGTTTATAG
- a CDS encoding DUF2759 domain-containing protein, with translation MALGSITTTVAILSVFAFVRELKRRNFLGVGFSVISILIFGFFGIMTLFVSGAPEM, from the coding sequence ATGGCATTAGGATCAATCACTACGACAGTGGCAATTCTTTCGGTTTTTGCTTTTGTCCGTGAGTTAAAGCGAAGGAACTTTTTAGGGGTTGGGTTTTCAGTAATCAGCATTCTTATCTTTGGTTTTTTTGGGATAATGACTTTGTTTGTAAGCGGAGCACCGGAAATGTAA
- a CDS encoding YqhG family protein, translating into MEQAEVHNYLRRFFQAGGAELLQSTPPKLEVQLNKTLDLELMNRPFYWHYLEKTGGEPKPLTLNLSTAVRDDIPSAEKVHFGSPRLHQIFSFAADKGAVTRLYENHHEKSQTPLYPWLGLNVRISYTCHRRRDMIRSFGIQLISGETIDHFMKRLGPLPLVSAIPDYTFTMAHLIQPMSAVQRIKKYLLNDIRNQTHAWANEATNRMDDDLALLDRFYEAADKESDDAYRLEKEAIRQQYQPAIELTFINGGIFYLRKDTY; encoded by the coding sequence ATGGAACAGGCAGAAGTTCATAACTACCTTCGCCGTTTTTTTCAAGCCGGCGGAGCGGAACTGCTGCAAAGCACCCCGCCTAAATTGGAAGTTCAACTCAATAAAACACTCGATCTCGAGCTCATGAACCGCCCTTTTTACTGGCATTACTTAGAAAAAACAGGAGGGGAACCGAAACCACTAACATTGAACTTGTCTACAGCTGTACGAGATGATATACCTTCCGCAGAAAAAGTGCATTTCGGCTCTCCTCGTCTTCATCAAATATTTTCTTTTGCCGCTGATAAAGGCGCTGTCACACGACTTTACGAAAACCATCATGAAAAAAGCCAAACGCCGCTATATCCTTGGCTCGGGTTAAACGTGCGCATTTCCTACACTTGCCACCGCAGGCGCGACATGATCCGCAGCTTTGGCATTCAATTAATTAGCGGAGAAACGATTGACCATTTCATGAAACGACTTGGGCCACTGCCGCTCGTTTCCGCAATCCCTGATTATACGTTTACGATGGCCCATTTGATTCAACCGATGAGCGCGGTCCAAAGGATCAAAAAATACCTTCTCAATGATATTCGCAATCAAACACATGCTTGGGCAAATGAAGCCACCAATCGAATGGACGACGACTTGGCCTTGCTTGACCGCTTTTATGAAGCAGCCGATAAAGAAAGCGATGATGCATATAGGCTGGAAAAAGAAGCCATCCGACAACAATACCAACCGGCAATCGAGCTCACATTTATTAACGGCGGTATCTTTTATTTGCGAAAGGATACCTACTAG
- a CDS encoding DEAD/DEAH box helicase — protein MYIDIHFSADWEDKFEQALEHEGPWSSWEMYRLAYEAETQKAVPSFDGLVAPTHLPELSLYDHQRETARRVVEDMNGKAILADEVGLGKTIEAGLVLKEYMIRGLVKKALILSPASLVNQWTQELNEKFYIPAVPQKKTYVWDQCDVVVASMDTAKHSPHREIVLEQPYDMIIIDEAHKLKNANTKNYAFIKALKKRFCLLCTATPVQNRIEELFHLVSILKPGHLGDEKSFKSRYKHDAKATENIQKLVQNVMVRNRRDNTNVTWTKRHVENVNVEMSKEERAMYDAVCDLKQTVQDLHGFSLTTLQREACSSKEALGVTISNMMKNGMLSEAQATPVVEAMHEIQTNAKAEQVLKQLQASSEKTIIFTEYRATQLYLQWFLAQHKIRSVPFRGGFKRSKKDWMRMLFRDHVPVMIATEAGGEGLNLQFCHHMINYDLPWNPMRVEQRIGRIHRLGQENDVHVTNYAIDNTVEARILNLLYEKINLFEGVIGRLDDVLERYSGQELENYVENALDSETESEARLKLHHLTELMNQEGDHHGTGRSS, from the coding sequence ATGTACATAGACATTCATTTTTCCGCCGATTGGGAGGACAAGTTTGAGCAGGCGTTGGAACATGAAGGCCCTTGGTCATCATGGGAAATGTATCGACTCGCTTATGAAGCAGAAACGCAGAAAGCGGTCCCTTCTTTCGACGGGCTCGTCGCCCCCACGCATTTGCCGGAACTTTCCCTGTACGATCATCAGCGGGAAACAGCCAGACGAGTCGTTGAAGATATGAATGGCAAAGCGATTCTCGCGGACGAAGTAGGACTCGGGAAGACGATTGAGGCCGGTCTTGTTTTAAAGGAATACATGATACGAGGGCTCGTCAAAAAGGCGCTTATCCTCTCCCCGGCTTCCCTTGTGAATCAATGGACGCAAGAGCTGAATGAAAAATTTTACATTCCCGCCGTGCCTCAAAAGAAAACGTACGTATGGGATCAATGCGATGTCGTCGTCGCGTCAATGGACACCGCCAAACATTCTCCTCACCGGGAAATCGTACTCGAACAACCTTATGACATGATCATTATTGATGAAGCGCATAAGTTGAAAAATGCCAATACGAAAAACTATGCATTCATCAAGGCTCTAAAAAAACGTTTCTGTTTATTGTGTACCGCCACCCCTGTCCAAAATCGCATCGAGGAACTTTTTCACCTCGTTTCGATTTTGAAACCCGGACATCTCGGCGATGAAAAAAGCTTTAAATCCAGGTATAAACACGACGCTAAAGCAACTGAAAACATTCAGAAACTCGTGCAAAATGTCATGGTTAGAAATCGCCGTGATAATACGAACGTGACATGGACAAAACGCCATGTTGAAAATGTCAACGTGGAAATGTCGAAAGAAGAACGCGCCATGTATGATGCTGTGTGCGACTTAAAACAAACGGTGCAAGACCTTCACGGTTTTTCGCTAACAACTTTACAAAGGGAAGCTTGCTCCAGTAAAGAGGCCTTGGGTGTGACGATTTCAAACATGATGAAAAACGGGATGTTAAGCGAGGCTCAAGCGACACCGGTCGTCGAGGCCATGCATGAGATCCAAACAAATGCAAAAGCAGAGCAAGTATTGAAGCAATTACAGGCCTCTTCGGAAAAAACGATTATTTTTACGGAATACCGTGCAACCCAACTCTACTTGCAGTGGTTTCTCGCCCAACATAAGATAAGATCAGTACCATTCAGAGGCGGCTTTAAACGCAGCAAAAAAGACTGGATGCGCATGCTGTTTCGCGACCACGTACCGGTCATGATTGCCACCGAAGCCGGCGGCGAAGGGCTAAACTTGCAATTTTGCCATCATATGATCAATTATGACCTTCCGTGGAACCCAATGCGCGTGGAACAACGCATCGGAAGAATTCACCGCCTCGGCCAAGAGAATGATGTGCATGTTACGAACTACGCGATTGACAATACGGTGGAAGCACGCATCCTCAACCTCCTTTATGAAAAAATCAATCTGTTTGAAGGGGTCATCGGACGTTTGGATGACGTTCTGGAACGCTATTCCGGACAGGAATTGGAAAACTACGTAGAAAATGCGTTGGATTCGGAAACGGAAAGCGAGGCACGGCTCAAGCTTCATCATTTAACCGAACTCATGAATCAGGAGGGAGACCATCATGGAACAGGCAGAAGTTCATAA